CACTATGTCCGATGTCATTATAAGCAAGCTGTTTGTCTAAAAATAAACCTACATTAAAATCTTTTTTACCTTCAAAGTTTTCCTGCTCTAACTGCGATTTAAAAAACTCTGCATAACTATCTTTATTAAGTAGCATTCCGTTTCCGTCATAGCCTTTCATCAAATCAATTAAAAATTTACTCAAATCAGAGCTAGAAGTAATCAGTCCACCATCAGGATAAGAAAG
This genomic window from Bernardetia sp. contains:
- a CDS encoding serine hydrolase; protein product: LSYPDGGLITSSSDLSKFLIDLMKGYDGNGMLLNKDSYAEFFKSQLEQENFEGKKDFNVGLFLDKQLAYNDIGHSGGDPGTNTMMYFDSEKKIGRIFIANTDSKKENSGDVFWGIWGVLEK